One Globicephala melas chromosome 17, mGloMel1.2, whole genome shotgun sequence DNA window includes the following coding sequences:
- the PPP1R16A gene encoding protein phosphatase 1 regulatory subunit 16A isoform X4: MAEHLELLAEMPTVGRMSTQERLKHAQKRRAQQVKMWAQAEKEAHGRRGQQTQSQKEAADGRPQKRVLFPPSVALLEAAARNDLEEVHQFLESGVSPDLANEDGLTALHQSCIDDFREMVQQLLEAGAKVNARDSECWTPLHAAATCGHLHLVELLIAGGADLLAVNTDGNMPYDLCEDEQTLDCLETAMASRGITQDSIERARALPELHMLEDIRSLLQEGADLNAPRDHGATLLHIAAASGFGKAAALLLEHGASLSTKDRDGWEPLHAAAYWGQVQLVELLVAHGADLNGKSLMEETPLDVCGDEEVRAKLLELKHKHDALLRAQGRQRSLLRRRTSSAGSRGKVVRRVSLTQRTSLYRKEHAQEAIVWQQPPPTSPEPSEEDEDRQTDAELRRPPPEEEDPEAARQHNGRVGAPPGRHLYSKRLDRSVSYQLSSLENTTPDALVQAKAPHTLAELKRQRAAAKLQRPPPEGLEAAESELPVDTETPQLECGSGAGGDPPLLRLTAPSEAARVEKRPCCLLM, translated from the exons ATGGCCGAGCACCTGGAGCTGCTGGCAGAGATGCCCACGGTGGGCAGGATGAGCACACAGGAGCGGCTGAAGCACGCCCAGAAGCGACGTGCCCAGCAGGTGAAGATGTGGGCCCAGGCCGAGAAGGAGGCCCATGGCAGGAGGGGCCAGCAGACGCAGTCACAGAAGGAGGCGGCCGACGGCCGGCCACAGAAGCGGGTCCTCTTCCCCCCAAGCGTTGCCCTTCTGGAGGCGGCTGCCCGGAATGACCTGGAGGAAG TCCATCAGTTCCTCGAGAGTGGGGTCAGCCCTGACCTGGCCAATGAGGACGGCCTGACCGCCCTGCATCAG AGCTGCATCGATGACTTCCGGGAGATGGTGCAGCAGCTCCTGGAGGCTGGGGCCAAGGTCAATGCCCGTGACAGTGAGTGCTGGACACCCTTGCACGCCGCGGCCACCTGTGGCCACCTGCACCTGGTGGAGCTGCTCATTGCTGG TGGTGCCGACCTCCTGGCAGTCAACACGGACGGGAACATGCCCTATGACCTGTGTGAGGACGAGCAGACACTGGACTGCCTGGAGACGGCCATGGCCAGCCGTG GCATCACCCAGGACAGCATCGAGCGGGCCCGGGCCTTGCCCGAGCTGCATATGCTGGAGGACATCCGGAGCCTGCTGCAGGAGGGGGCAGACCTCAATGCCCCCCGGGACCACGGCGCCACGCTG CTACACATCGCCGCGGCCAGCGGGTTCGGCAAGGCGGCTGCCCTGCTGCTGGAACACGGGGCCAGCCTGAGCACCAAGGACCGCGACGGCTGGGAGCCGCTGCACGCAGCGGCCTACTGGGGCCAG GTGCAGCTGGTGGAGCTGCTCGTGGCACACGGGGCTGACCTGAACGGCAAATCCCTGATGGAAGAGACACCTCTCG ACGTGTGCGGGGACGAGGAGGTGCGGGCCAAGCTGCTGGAGCTGAAACACAAGCACGACGCGCTCCTGCGCGCCCAGGGCCGCCAGCGTTCTCTGCTGCGTCGACGCACCTCTAGTGCCGGCAGCCGGGG GAAGGTGGTGAGGCGGGTGAGCCTGACCCAGCGCACCAGCCTGTACCGCAAGGAGCACGCCCAGGAGGCCATCGTATGGCAACAGCCCCCGCCTACCAGCCCGGAGCCGTCAGAGGAGGATGAGGACCGCCAGACAGACGCGGAGCTCCGGCGGCCGCCCCCCGAA GAGGAGGACCCAGAGGCGGCCAGGCAGCACAACGGCCGAGTGGGGGCGCCCCCCGGGCGGCACCTGTACTCCAAGCGGCTGGACCGAAGTGTCTCCTACCAGCTGAGCTCCCTGGAGAACACCACCCCTGACGCCCTGGTCCAGGCCAAGGCCCCCCACACCCTGGCAGAGCTGAAGCGTCAGCGGGCTGCCGCTAAGCTGCAGCGACCCCCGCCTGAGGGGCTCGAGGCCGCTGAGTCTGAACTGCCTGTGGACACTGAGACCCCCCAGCTGGAGTGTGGCTCCGGGGCTGGTGGAGACCCACCCCTGCTCAGACTCACAGCCCCCTCAGAAGCAGCCCGCGTGGAGAAGAGGCCGTGCTGCCTGCTCATGTGA
- the PPP1R16A gene encoding protein phosphatase 1 regulatory subunit 16A isoform X1, with the protein MAEHLELLAEMPTVGRMSTQERLKHAQKRRAQQVKMWAQAEKEAHGRRGQQTQSQKEAADGRPQKRVLFPPSVALLEAAARNDLEEVHQFLESGVSPDLANEDGLTALHQSCIDDFREMVQQLLEAGAKVNARDSECWTPLHAAATCGHLHLVELLIAGGADLLAVNTDGNMPYDLCEDEQTLDCLETAMASRGECSPACLPGQQGAGRGGWCAGGGALSPLPRRHHPGQHRAGPGLARAAYAGGHPEPAAGGGRPQCPPGPRRHAGEDGATRDAGRGGCCRDAGRGACCRPNQGRDSGAGGLPAATHRRGQRVRQGGCPAAGTRGQPEHQGPRRLGAAARSGLLGPGEHLRGGGAGRARRLRRLQQPGLAGPQVQLVELLVAHGADLNGKSLMEETPLDVCGDEEVRAKLLELKHKHDALLRAQGRQRSLLRRRTSSAGSRGKVVRRVSLTQRTSLYRKEHAQEAIVWQQPPPTSPEPSEEDEDRQTDAELRRPPPEEEDPEAARQHNGRVGAPPGRHLYSKRLDRSVSYQLSSLENTTPDALVQAKAPHTLAELKRQRAAAKLQRPPPEGLEAAESELPVDTETPQLECGSGAGGDPPLLRLTAPSEAARVEKRPCCLLM; encoded by the exons ATGGCCGAGCACCTGGAGCTGCTGGCAGAGATGCCCACGGTGGGCAGGATGAGCACACAGGAGCGGCTGAAGCACGCCCAGAAGCGACGTGCCCAGCAGGTGAAGATGTGGGCCCAGGCCGAGAAGGAGGCCCATGGCAGGAGGGGCCAGCAGACGCAGTCACAGAAGGAGGCGGCCGACGGCCGGCCACAGAAGCGGGTCCTCTTCCCCCCAAGCGTTGCCCTTCTGGAGGCGGCTGCCCGGAATGACCTGGAGGAAG TCCATCAGTTCCTCGAGAGTGGGGTCAGCCCTGACCTGGCCAATGAGGACGGCCTGACCGCCCTGCATCAG AGCTGCATCGATGACTTCCGGGAGATGGTGCAGCAGCTCCTGGAGGCTGGGGCCAAGGTCAATGCCCGTGACAGTGAGTGCTGGACACCCTTGCACGCCGCGGCCACCTGTGGCCACCTGCACCTGGTGGAGCTGCTCATTGCTGG TGGTGCCGACCTCCTGGCAGTCAACACGGACGGGAACATGCCCTATGACCTGTGTGAGGACGAGCAGACACTGGACTGCCTGGAGACGGCCATGGCCAGCCGTGGTGAGTgcagccctgcctgcctgccgGGGCAGCAGGGCGCAGGGCGCGGCGGGTGGTGTGCTGGGGGTGGAGCCCTGAGCCCGCTGCCCCGCAGGCATCACCCAGGACAGCATCGAGCGGGCCCGGGCCTTGCCCGAGCTGCATATGCTGGAGGACATCCGGAGCCTGCTGCAGGAGGGGGCAGACCTCAATGCCCCCCGGGACCACGGCGCCACGCTGGTGAGGACGGGGCCACGCGGGACGCAGGCAGGGGAGGCTGCTGCCGGGACGCAGGCAGGGGAGCCTGCTGCCGGCCGAACCAGGGCCGGGACTCAGGGGCCGGCGGTTTGCCTGCAGCTACACATCGCCGCGGCCAGCGGGTTCGGCAAGGCGGCTGCCCTGCTGCTGGAACACGGGGCCAGCCTGAGCACCAAGGACCGCGACGGCTGGGAGCCGCTGCACGCAGCGGCCTACTGGGGCCAGGTGAGCACCTGCGGGGCGGTGGGGCCGGGCGGGCTCGGCGGCTCCGCAGGCTTCAGCAGCCCGGGCTCGCCGGCCCACAGGTGCAGCTGGTGGAGCTGCTCGTGGCACACGGGGCTGACCTGAACGGCAAATCCCTGATGGAAGAGACACCTCTCG ACGTGTGCGGGGACGAGGAGGTGCGGGCCAAGCTGCTGGAGCTGAAACACAAGCACGACGCGCTCCTGCGCGCCCAGGGCCGCCAGCGTTCTCTGCTGCGTCGACGCACCTCTAGTGCCGGCAGCCGGGG GAAGGTGGTGAGGCGGGTGAGCCTGACCCAGCGCACCAGCCTGTACCGCAAGGAGCACGCCCAGGAGGCCATCGTATGGCAACAGCCCCCGCCTACCAGCCCGGAGCCGTCAGAGGAGGATGAGGACCGCCAGACAGACGCGGAGCTCCGGCGGCCGCCCCCCGAA GAGGAGGACCCAGAGGCGGCCAGGCAGCACAACGGCCGAGTGGGGGCGCCCCCCGGGCGGCACCTGTACTCCAAGCGGCTGGACCGAAGTGTCTCCTACCAGCTGAGCTCCCTGGAGAACACCACCCCTGACGCCCTGGTCCAGGCCAAGGCCCCCCACACCCTGGCAGAGCTGAAGCGTCAGCGGGCTGCCGCTAAGCTGCAGCGACCCCCGCCTGAGGGGCTCGAGGCCGCTGAGTCTGAACTGCCTGTGGACACTGAGACCCCCCAGCTGGAGTGTGGCTCCGGGGCTGGTGGAGACCCACCCCTGCTCAGACTCACAGCCCCCTCAGAAGCAGCCCGCGTGGAGAAGAGGCCGTGCTGCCTGCTCATGTGA
- the PPP1R16A gene encoding protein phosphatase 1 regulatory subunit 16A isoform X2: MAEHLELLAEMPTVGRMSTQERLKHAQKRRAQQVKMWAQAEKEAHGRRGQQTQSQKEAADGRPQKRVLFPPSVALLEAAARNDLEEVHQFLESGVSPDLANEDGLTALHQSCIDDFREMVQQLLEAGAKVNARDSECWTPLHAAATCGHLHLVELLIAGGADLLAVNTDGNMPYDLCEDEQTLDCLETAMASRGECSPACLPGQQGAGRGGWCAGGGALSPLPRRHHPGQHRAGPGLARAAYAGGHPEPAAGGGRPQCPPGPRRHAATHRRGQRVRQGGCPAAGTRGQPEHQGPRRLGAAARSGLLGPGEHLRGGGAGRARRLRRLQQPGLAGPQVQLVELLVAHGADLNGKSLMEETPLDVCGDEEVRAKLLELKHKHDALLRAQGRQRSLLRRRTSSAGSRGKVVRRVSLTQRTSLYRKEHAQEAIVWQQPPPTSPEPSEEDEDRQTDAELRRPPPEEEDPEAARQHNGRVGAPPGRHLYSKRLDRSVSYQLSSLENTTPDALVQAKAPHTLAELKRQRAAAKLQRPPPEGLEAAESELPVDTETPQLECGSGAGGDPPLLRLTAPSEAARVEKRPCCLLM, encoded by the exons ATGGCCGAGCACCTGGAGCTGCTGGCAGAGATGCCCACGGTGGGCAGGATGAGCACACAGGAGCGGCTGAAGCACGCCCAGAAGCGACGTGCCCAGCAGGTGAAGATGTGGGCCCAGGCCGAGAAGGAGGCCCATGGCAGGAGGGGCCAGCAGACGCAGTCACAGAAGGAGGCGGCCGACGGCCGGCCACAGAAGCGGGTCCTCTTCCCCCCAAGCGTTGCCCTTCTGGAGGCGGCTGCCCGGAATGACCTGGAGGAAG TCCATCAGTTCCTCGAGAGTGGGGTCAGCCCTGACCTGGCCAATGAGGACGGCCTGACCGCCCTGCATCAG AGCTGCATCGATGACTTCCGGGAGATGGTGCAGCAGCTCCTGGAGGCTGGGGCCAAGGTCAATGCCCGTGACAGTGAGTGCTGGACACCCTTGCACGCCGCGGCCACCTGTGGCCACCTGCACCTGGTGGAGCTGCTCATTGCTGG TGGTGCCGACCTCCTGGCAGTCAACACGGACGGGAACATGCCCTATGACCTGTGTGAGGACGAGCAGACACTGGACTGCCTGGAGACGGCCATGGCCAGCCGTGGTGAGTgcagccctgcctgcctgccgGGGCAGCAGGGCGCAGGGCGCGGCGGGTGGTGTGCTGGGGGTGGAGCCCTGAGCCCGCTGCCCCGCAGGCATCACCCAGGACAGCATCGAGCGGGCCCGGGCCTTGCCCGAGCTGCATATGCTGGAGGACATCCGGAGCCTGCTGCAGGAGGGGGCAGACCTCAATGCCCCCCGGGACCACGGCGCCACGCTG CTACACATCGCCGCGGCCAGCGGGTTCGGCAAGGCGGCTGCCCTGCTGCTGGAACACGGGGCCAGCCTGAGCACCAAGGACCGCGACGGCTGGGAGCCGCTGCACGCAGCGGCCTACTGGGGCCAGGTGAGCACCTGCGGGGCGGTGGGGCCGGGCGGGCTCGGCGGCTCCGCAGGCTTCAGCAGCCCGGGCTCGCCGGCCCACAGGTGCAGCTGGTGGAGCTGCTCGTGGCACACGGGGCTGACCTGAACGGCAAATCCCTGATGGAAGAGACACCTCTCG ACGTGTGCGGGGACGAGGAGGTGCGGGCCAAGCTGCTGGAGCTGAAACACAAGCACGACGCGCTCCTGCGCGCCCAGGGCCGCCAGCGTTCTCTGCTGCGTCGACGCACCTCTAGTGCCGGCAGCCGGGG GAAGGTGGTGAGGCGGGTGAGCCTGACCCAGCGCACCAGCCTGTACCGCAAGGAGCACGCCCAGGAGGCCATCGTATGGCAACAGCCCCCGCCTACCAGCCCGGAGCCGTCAGAGGAGGATGAGGACCGCCAGACAGACGCGGAGCTCCGGCGGCCGCCCCCCGAA GAGGAGGACCCAGAGGCGGCCAGGCAGCACAACGGCCGAGTGGGGGCGCCCCCCGGGCGGCACCTGTACTCCAAGCGGCTGGACCGAAGTGTCTCCTACCAGCTGAGCTCCCTGGAGAACACCACCCCTGACGCCCTGGTCCAGGCCAAGGCCCCCCACACCCTGGCAGAGCTGAAGCGTCAGCGGGCTGCCGCTAAGCTGCAGCGACCCCCGCCTGAGGGGCTCGAGGCCGCTGAGTCTGAACTGCCTGTGGACACTGAGACCCCCCAGCTGGAGTGTGGCTCCGGGGCTGGTGGAGACCCACCCCTGCTCAGACTCACAGCCCCCTCAGAAGCAGCCCGCGTGGAGAAGAGGCCGTGCTGCCTGCTCATGTGA
- the PPP1R16A gene encoding protein phosphatase 1 regulatory subunit 16A isoform X3 produces MAEHLELLAEMPTVGRMSTQERLKHAQKRRAQQVKMWAQAEKEAHGRRGQQTQSQKEAADGRPQKRVLFPPSVALLEAAARNDLEEVHQFLESGVSPDLANEDGLTALHQSCIDDFREMVQQLLEAGAKVNARDSECWTPLHAAATCGHLHLVELLIAGGADLLAVNTDGNMPYDLCEDEQTLDCLETAMASRGITQDSIERARALPELHMLEDIRSLLQEGADLNAPRDHGATLVRTGPRGTQAGEAAAGTQAGEPAAGRTRAGTQGPAVCLQLHIAAASGFGKAAALLLEHGASLSTKDRDGWEPLHAAAYWGQVQLVELLVAHGADLNGKSLMEETPLDVCGDEEVRAKLLELKHKHDALLRAQGRQRSLLRRRTSSAGSRGKVVRRVSLTQRTSLYRKEHAQEAIVWQQPPPTSPEPSEEDEDRQTDAELRRPPPEEEDPEAARQHNGRVGAPPGRHLYSKRLDRSVSYQLSSLENTTPDALVQAKAPHTLAELKRQRAAAKLQRPPPEGLEAAESELPVDTETPQLECGSGAGGDPPLLRLTAPSEAARVEKRPCCLLM; encoded by the exons ATGGCCGAGCACCTGGAGCTGCTGGCAGAGATGCCCACGGTGGGCAGGATGAGCACACAGGAGCGGCTGAAGCACGCCCAGAAGCGACGTGCCCAGCAGGTGAAGATGTGGGCCCAGGCCGAGAAGGAGGCCCATGGCAGGAGGGGCCAGCAGACGCAGTCACAGAAGGAGGCGGCCGACGGCCGGCCACAGAAGCGGGTCCTCTTCCCCCCAAGCGTTGCCCTTCTGGAGGCGGCTGCCCGGAATGACCTGGAGGAAG TCCATCAGTTCCTCGAGAGTGGGGTCAGCCCTGACCTGGCCAATGAGGACGGCCTGACCGCCCTGCATCAG AGCTGCATCGATGACTTCCGGGAGATGGTGCAGCAGCTCCTGGAGGCTGGGGCCAAGGTCAATGCCCGTGACAGTGAGTGCTGGACACCCTTGCACGCCGCGGCCACCTGTGGCCACCTGCACCTGGTGGAGCTGCTCATTGCTGG TGGTGCCGACCTCCTGGCAGTCAACACGGACGGGAACATGCCCTATGACCTGTGTGAGGACGAGCAGACACTGGACTGCCTGGAGACGGCCATGGCCAGCCGTG GCATCACCCAGGACAGCATCGAGCGGGCCCGGGCCTTGCCCGAGCTGCATATGCTGGAGGACATCCGGAGCCTGCTGCAGGAGGGGGCAGACCTCAATGCCCCCCGGGACCACGGCGCCACGCTGGTGAGGACGGGGCCACGCGGGACGCAGGCAGGGGAGGCTGCTGCCGGGACGCAGGCAGGGGAGCCTGCTGCCGGCCGAACCAGGGCCGGGACTCAGGGGCCGGCGGTTTGCCTGCAGCTACACATCGCCGCGGCCAGCGGGTTCGGCAAGGCGGCTGCCCTGCTGCTGGAACACGGGGCCAGCCTGAGCACCAAGGACCGCGACGGCTGGGAGCCGCTGCACGCAGCGGCCTACTGGGGCCAG GTGCAGCTGGTGGAGCTGCTCGTGGCACACGGGGCTGACCTGAACGGCAAATCCCTGATGGAAGAGACACCTCTCG ACGTGTGCGGGGACGAGGAGGTGCGGGCCAAGCTGCTGGAGCTGAAACACAAGCACGACGCGCTCCTGCGCGCCCAGGGCCGCCAGCGTTCTCTGCTGCGTCGACGCACCTCTAGTGCCGGCAGCCGGGG GAAGGTGGTGAGGCGGGTGAGCCTGACCCAGCGCACCAGCCTGTACCGCAAGGAGCACGCCCAGGAGGCCATCGTATGGCAACAGCCCCCGCCTACCAGCCCGGAGCCGTCAGAGGAGGATGAGGACCGCCAGACAGACGCGGAGCTCCGGCGGCCGCCCCCCGAA GAGGAGGACCCAGAGGCGGCCAGGCAGCACAACGGCCGAGTGGGGGCGCCCCCCGGGCGGCACCTGTACTCCAAGCGGCTGGACCGAAGTGTCTCCTACCAGCTGAGCTCCCTGGAGAACACCACCCCTGACGCCCTGGTCCAGGCCAAGGCCCCCCACACCCTGGCAGAGCTGAAGCGTCAGCGGGCTGCCGCTAAGCTGCAGCGACCCCCGCCTGAGGGGCTCGAGGCCGCTGAGTCTGAACTGCCTGTGGACACTGAGACCCCCCAGCTGGAGTGTGGCTCCGGGGCTGGTGGAGACCCACCCCTGCTCAGACTCACAGCCCCCTCAGAAGCAGCCCGCGTGGAGAAGAGGCCGTGCTGCCTGCTCATGTGA